One stretch of Pyxidicoccus xibeiensis DNA includes these proteins:
- the mxcG gene encoding myxochelin non-ribosomal peptide synthetase MxcG yields the protein MRDPMAAPWPLSAAQHGIWVGQQFDLKSPVYNAGECIEIRGPVDPSSFEPALRQAVGEAEALHSRFVSAAGGPVQFIEPRTDWPLHVVDVSEASDPWAAARAWMQEDLTRTVELARGPLFAEALFKAAPDRFFWFQRVHHIALDGYGFSLVARRVADLYTARVTGRPATGGFGSLRAVLDEDAAYRAGPQPELDRAFWTGRFANGPTPVSLSEPAPMSATFVRRTQHLLPAELERLQAAARQAGLTWPDLVLATTAAWLHRLTDAPEVVLGLPVMSRLGSAALRVPCMAMNIVPLRVAVRPEQGLLALAREVATELRAMRPHLRYRYEQLRRDLRRVGGQRRLFGPVVNIMPFDYALRFAGMPAVAHNLSAGPVEDLSIGMYARSDGGGIRVDFDANPVCYGVETLGAHQRDFLQFLETSVNEPEQAVGRTLPRRSRAPFEEGRTSMLDGGPLPGPARSVLGLFLERALARPDTIALEHGAHRLTYGQVLTAAQHLADRLIAEGVRPNTPVAVMLPRSLDAIVAALGVLFAGAGYLPIDPFGPASRTAAILADAAPDLMITTEGAAPVQGAGPTAPGNLAVRRTELPQGPTPPSSRSEDEQLAYVIYTSGSTGQPNGVQIDRGALAHFVAGATQRYGITGADTVLQFAPLHFDASVEEIFLTLCAGARLVLRTDEMLQSVPRLLEACAEHRITVLDLPTAFWHELAYSVSTGSARLPSTLRTVIIGGEAALPERVSRWCAAVGPAVQLLNTYGPTEATVVATVATLSGSTEATDEVPIGRPLPGVFAVLVDAQGNVSAPGDEGELYLLGRGLSRGYLRRPELDAARFVSLDALPGSPRAYRTGDRARLREDGQLVFVGRVDDEFKISGHRIDPSEVETVLLGLPRVREAAVVGQVLPGGSRRLCAFLVAEAPAPSVAELRAQLLTRLPAPMVPGTFVFSERLPRTPTGKLDRSSLRRTLPAEEPTPVSQAASGLEGLVLRVWEQVLGVSGVSARDDFFDLGGQSLQSIQVANRLSVELGREVAVATVFRHPTAAGLARALEQGSEAAPEAGGLTAAMLADAELPEDVVPQLKAAEPHPVRMRQVVLTGATGFVGAHLLHQLLRQTDARVVCPVRARDEAHAMERIREALAGQQLPVVDLATRVVALPADLTQPWLGLGAARFHGLASECDAIFHNAAVVSVVREYGSLQAVNVRGTRELLKLAAAVRPKPFHYVSTLAVAPQANLHPDVPEDFVPAHTGLRDGYQQSKWVAERLVQQAGERGLPVTVYRLGRVVGAPDTGIVNPQDLVWRILLAGIPVGALPHLDVGETWTPVDYVAGALVRLAREAHPGTVFNLSPTAEVRLPRLFQWVQDFGYPVELTPLDAWRTRVAEQAGGGDTGTTLAFFDLRSGASEPVFGLGPIRCERVLQALDGTGISCPPTDRALLFRYLEYCVAKGLLPPPSASRPHTETAPL from the coding sequence ATGCGCGACCCCATGGCAGCACCCTGGCCGTTGTCCGCGGCCCAGCACGGCATCTGGGTGGGACAGCAGTTCGACCTCAAGAGCCCCGTGTACAACGCCGGTGAGTGCATCGAGATCCGCGGGCCCGTGGACCCGAGCAGCTTCGAGCCCGCGCTGCGCCAGGCGGTGGGCGAGGCGGAGGCGCTGCACTCGCGCTTCGTGTCCGCGGCGGGAGGGCCCGTGCAGTTCATCGAGCCCCGGACGGACTGGCCCCTGCACGTGGTCGACGTCAGCGAGGCGTCCGACCCGTGGGCGGCCGCGCGCGCCTGGATGCAGGAGGACCTGACGCGGACCGTGGAGCTGGCCCGCGGGCCGCTCTTCGCGGAGGCGCTGTTCAAGGCCGCGCCGGACCGCTTCTTCTGGTTCCAGCGCGTGCACCACATCGCCCTGGACGGGTACGGCTTCTCGCTGGTGGCCCGGCGGGTGGCGGACCTCTACACGGCCCGGGTGACGGGGCGTCCCGCCACCGGGGGCTTCGGCTCGCTGCGCGCAGTGCTGGACGAGGACGCGGCCTACCGGGCGGGCCCCCAGCCGGAGCTGGACCGCGCCTTCTGGACGGGGCGCTTCGCCAACGGCCCCACGCCGGTCAGCCTTTCAGAGCCCGCGCCCATGTCGGCCACCTTCGTGCGCCGGACGCAGCACCTGCTCCCCGCCGAGCTGGAGCGGCTGCAGGCGGCCGCGCGTCAGGCGGGGCTGACCTGGCCGGACCTGGTGCTGGCGACCACCGCCGCGTGGCTGCACCGCCTGACGGACGCCCCCGAGGTGGTGCTGGGCCTGCCGGTGATGTCGCGGCTGGGCTCGGCCGCCCTGCGCGTGCCGTGCATGGCGATGAACATCGTGCCGCTGCGCGTGGCGGTGCGGCCGGAGCAGGGGCTGCTCGCGCTCGCCCGTGAAGTGGCGACGGAGCTGCGCGCCATGCGGCCCCACCTGCGCTACCGGTATGAGCAGCTGCGCCGGGACTTGCGGCGGGTGGGCGGACAGCGCCGGCTGTTCGGCCCCGTCGTCAACATCATGCCGTTCGACTACGCCCTGCGCTTCGCCGGGATGCCGGCCGTCGCGCACAACCTCTCCGCAGGTCCCGTGGAGGACCTGTCGATTGGCATGTACGCCCGGTCCGACGGCGGCGGCATCCGCGTCGACTTCGACGCCAATCCCGTGTGCTACGGCGTCGAAACGCTGGGCGCGCATCAGCGCGACTTCCTCCAGTTCCTGGAGACGTCGGTCAACGAGCCCGAGCAGGCGGTGGGCCGGACCTTGCCGCGCCGGAGTCGCGCTCCCTTCGAAGAGGGGCGCACGTCCATGCTCGACGGCGGGCCGCTTCCCGGGCCCGCGCGCTCCGTGCTGGGGCTCTTTCTCGAGCGCGCCCTGGCGCGCCCCGATACCATCGCCCTGGAGCACGGGGCGCATCGGCTGACCTATGGCCAGGTCCTGACGGCAGCCCAGCACCTGGCGGACCGGCTCATCGCCGAGGGCGTGCGGCCCAACACCCCCGTGGCCGTCATGCTCCCCCGGAGCCTGGACGCCATCGTCGCGGCGCTGGGTGTGCTCTTCGCCGGCGCGGGCTACCTGCCCATCGACCCGTTCGGCCCGGCCTCCAGGACGGCGGCCATCCTCGCCGACGCCGCCCCCGACTTGATGATCACCACAGAGGGCGCGGCCCCGGTGCAGGGCGCGGGCCCGACGGCTCCCGGCAACCTCGCGGTGCGGAGGACGGAGCTGCCCCAGGGGCCGACGCCCCCGTCGTCCCGGAGCGAGGACGAGCAGCTCGCGTATGTCATCTACACCTCGGGCTCGACGGGCCAGCCCAACGGCGTGCAGATCGACCGGGGCGCGCTGGCCCACTTCGTCGCGGGCGCCACGCAGCGGTACGGAATCACCGGTGCAGACACCGTGCTGCAGTTCGCCCCGCTGCACTTCGATGCCAGCGTGGAGGAGATCTTCCTCACCCTGTGCGCCGGGGCGCGGCTGGTACTGCGCACCGATGAGATGCTCCAGTCCGTGCCGAGGCTGCTCGAGGCCTGCGCCGAGCACCGCATCACCGTGCTCGACCTGCCCACGGCCTTCTGGCACGAGCTGGCCTACAGCGTGTCGACGGGCTCGGCCCGCCTGCCCTCCACCCTGCGGACGGTCATCATCGGCGGAGAGGCCGCGCTGCCCGAGCGCGTCTCCCGCTGGTGCGCCGCCGTCGGCCCCGCCGTGCAGCTGCTCAACACCTACGGCCCCACCGAGGCCACGGTGGTCGCCACCGTCGCCACGCTCAGCGGCAGCACCGAGGCCACCGACGAGGTCCCCATCGGCCGGCCGCTTCCCGGCGTGTTCGCGGTGCTCGTCGACGCGCAGGGCAACGTCTCCGCACCGGGCGACGAGGGAGAGCTGTACCTGCTGGGCCGGGGCCTGTCCCGTGGCTACCTGCGGCGCCCGGAGCTGGACGCGGCGCGGTTCGTCAGCCTCGACGCGCTGCCCGGCTCGCCTCGCGCCTACCGGACGGGTGACCGGGCCCGGCTGCGCGAGGACGGACAGCTCGTGTTCGTCGGCCGGGTCGACGACGAGTTCAAGATCAGCGGTCACCGCATCGACCCGTCCGAGGTCGAGACCGTGCTGCTCGGCCTGCCACGTGTGCGCGAGGCCGCGGTGGTCGGGCAGGTGCTGCCGGGAGGCTCGCGGCGGCTGTGCGCGTTCCTGGTGGCCGAGGCCCCGGCGCCGTCGGTGGCGGAGCTGCGCGCGCAGCTGCTCACCCGCCTGCCCGCGCCCATGGTGCCCGGCACCTTCGTCTTCTCCGAGCGGCTGCCCCGGACGCCCACCGGGAAGCTCGACCGGTCCTCGCTGCGCCGCACCCTGCCCGCGGAGGAGCCCACGCCGGTGAGCCAGGCGGCCTCGGGGCTGGAAGGCCTGGTGCTGCGCGTCTGGGAGCAGGTGCTCGGCGTGAGCGGCGTGTCGGCCCGGGACGACTTCTTCGACCTGGGCGGCCAGTCGCTCCAGAGCATCCAGGTGGCGAACCGGCTCAGCGTCGAGCTGGGCCGCGAGGTGGCCGTCGCCACGGTGTTCCGTCACCCCACCGCCGCCGGACTGGCGCGGGCCCTGGAGCAGGGCAGCGAAGCAGCACCGGAGGCCGGCGGGCTCACCGCCGCCATGCTCGCGGATGCCGAGCTGCCCGAGGACGTCGTCCCGCAGCTGAAGGCCGCCGAGCCGCACCCGGTGCGCATGCGGCAGGTCGTGCTCACCGGCGCCACGGGCTTCGTCGGCGCCCACCTGCTGCACCAGCTCCTCCGGCAGACGGACGCCCGCGTGGTCTGCCCGGTGCGCGCCCGCGACGAGGCGCATGCGATGGAGCGGATCCGCGAGGCCCTCGCGGGCCAGCAGCTTCCGGTGGTGGACCTCGCCACGCGAGTCGTGGCGCTCCCCGCGGACCTGACCCAGCCGTGGCTGGGCCTCGGCGCCGCGCGCTTCCACGGGCTGGCGTCCGAGTGCGACGCCATCTTCCACAACGCCGCGGTGGTCAGCGTCGTGCGCGAGTACGGCAGCCTCCAGGCGGTGAACGTGCGAGGCACCCGCGAGCTGCTGAAGCTGGCCGCCGCCGTGCGCCCCAAGCCCTTCCACTACGTCTCCACGCTCGCGGTGGCCCCGCAGGCGAACCTCCATCCAGACGTCCCCGAGGACTTCGTGCCGGCCCACACGGGCCTGCGTGACGGCTACCAGCAGAGCAAGTGGGTGGCGGAGAGACTGGTCCAGCAGGCCGGAGAGCGCGGCCTGCCGGTGACGGTGTACCGGCTGGGCCGTGTCGTCGGAGCGCCCGACACCGGCATCGTGAACCCGCAGGACCTGGTCTGGCGCATCCTGCTGGCCGGCATCCCCGTGGGCGCCCTGCCCCACCTGGACGTGGGCGAGACGTGGACGCCGGTGGACTATGTCGCCGGAGCGCTCGTGCGCCTCGCGCGCGAGGCCCATCCCGGCACCGTCTTCAACCTCTCGCCCACGGCGGAGGTGCGGCTCCCCCGGCTGTTCCAGTGGGTCCAGGACTTCGGCTACCCCGTCGAGCTGACGCCCCTCGACGCATGGCGCACGCGCGTCGCGGAGCAGGCCGGCGGTGGAGACACCGGCACCACGCTGGCGTTCTTCGACCTGCGCTCCGGCGCGTCCGAGCCGGTGTTCGGCCTGGGCCCCATCCGATGCGAGCGCGTCCTCCAGGCGCTCGACGGCACCGGCATCTCCTGCCCGCCGACGGACCGCGCCCTCCTCTTCCGTTACCTCGAGTACTGCGTTGCCAAGGGACTGCTGCCTCCCCCGTCAGCATCCCGCCCCCACACCGAAACGGCCCCTCTGTGA
- a CDS encoding isochorismatase family protein, which translates to MALPAIAPYPMPGPADLPKNKVSWTPEPRRAALLIHDMQRYFVDVFAAGQSPVTELVANIQRLRQHCRALGIPVVYSAQPGGQTPEQRGLLLDFWGAGINGGTEQKQIIDALAPAEDDIRLTKWRYSAFRKTELHDLMRERGRDQLLICGIYAHIGCLQTASDAFMSDVRPFLVADALGDFSLAHHQLALSYAAQLCAVTPTTQQVIDALGPAPVQAGPKPLSRNRIREEVGELLQVPLAELGEEENLLERGLDSIRIMTLVERWRNAGAELTFVDLAERPTLKEWFALLSDA; encoded by the coding sequence ATGGCGCTCCCCGCCATCGCCCCCTACCCCATGCCCGGCCCGGCAGACCTGCCCAAGAACAAGGTCTCCTGGACGCCCGAGCCCCGCCGCGCGGCGCTGCTGATCCACGACATGCAGCGCTACTTCGTCGACGTCTTCGCGGCCGGCCAGTCTCCGGTGACGGAGCTGGTGGCCAACATCCAGCGGCTCCGGCAGCACTGCCGCGCGCTGGGCATCCCCGTCGTCTACTCGGCCCAGCCCGGAGGGCAGACGCCCGAGCAGCGCGGGCTGCTGCTGGACTTCTGGGGCGCCGGCATCAACGGGGGCACCGAGCAGAAGCAGATCATCGACGCGCTGGCCCCGGCCGAAGACGACATCCGCCTCACCAAGTGGCGCTACAGCGCGTTCCGGAAGACCGAGCTCCACGACCTCATGCGCGAGCGCGGGAGGGATCAGCTGCTCATCTGCGGCATCTACGCCCACATCGGCTGCCTCCAGACGGCCAGCGACGCGTTCATGAGCGACGTGAGGCCGTTCCTCGTCGCGGATGCGCTGGGCGACTTCTCCCTGGCCCACCACCAGCTGGCCCTCAGCTACGCGGCGCAGCTGTGCGCCGTCACCCCCACCACGCAGCAGGTCATCGACGCGCTGGGCCCCGCCCCGGTGCAGGCGGGCCCCAAGCCACTGAGCCGCAACCGCATCCGCGAAGAGGTGGGGGAGCTGCTGCAGGTGCCCCTGGCGGAGCTGGGTGAAGAGGAGAACCTGCTCGAGCGGGGGCTCGACTCCATCCGCATCATGACGCTGGTCGAGCGGTGGCGGAACGCCGGCGCGGAGCTGACCTTCGTGGACCTGGCCGAGCGCCCCACCCTCAAAGAGTGGTTCGCGCTGCTGTCCGACGCCTGA
- a CDS encoding (2,3-dihydroxybenzoyl)adenylate synthase, with the protein MSTLAGCTGWPEDLASRYREAGYWRGETFGQLLRERAQRHGERTALVSGEQRWSYAELDNRADRLAAGFHALGIRAGDRVVVQLPNVAAFFEVIFALFRLGALPVFALPAHRSAEINYFCEFTEAVAYVIPDKHGGFDYRPLATQVRGAVPSLRHVIVVGEPGPFTPLSALPATPVVLPSPRPGDVAFFQLSGGSTGAPKLIPRTHDDYIYSLRVSAEVCQLDASSVYLCALPAAHNFPMSSPGVLGTFYAGGTAVLALHPSPDVAFPLIERERVTLTALVPPLAMIWMDSAKARRHDLSSLRVLQVGGARLSNEAARKVRPTLGCMLQQVFGMAEGLVNYTRLDDPEELIISTQGRPMSPADELRVVDDEDHDVAPGETGHLLTRGPYTIRGYYKAEAHNARAFTSDGFYRTGDLVRMTPEGYLVVEGRAKDQINRGGDKVAAEEVENHLLAHPSVHDAAVVALPDPFLGERTCAFVIPRGTPPATTALTAFLRERGLAAFKIPDRVEFVEAFPQTGVGKVSKKALREALTRAPSANASPPSSR; encoded by the coding sequence GTGAGCACGCTGGCGGGCTGCACCGGATGGCCGGAGGACCTTGCCAGCCGCTACCGGGAGGCGGGCTACTGGCGAGGGGAGACGTTCGGCCAGCTCCTGCGGGAGCGGGCGCAGCGCCACGGTGAGCGCACCGCGCTCGTCTCCGGAGAGCAGCGCTGGAGCTACGCGGAGCTCGACAATCGCGCGGACCGGCTCGCCGCCGGCTTCCACGCGCTGGGCATCCGGGCCGGAGACCGGGTGGTGGTGCAGCTGCCCAACGTCGCCGCCTTCTTCGAGGTCATCTTCGCCCTGTTCCGCCTGGGCGCGCTGCCCGTGTTCGCGCTGCCCGCCCACCGCAGCGCGGAGATCAACTACTTCTGCGAGTTCACCGAGGCCGTCGCCTACGTCATCCCGGACAAGCATGGCGGGTTCGACTACCGCCCCCTGGCCACGCAGGTCCGCGGCGCAGTGCCCTCGCTGCGCCACGTCATCGTCGTCGGCGAGCCGGGCCCCTTCACCCCGCTGAGCGCGCTGCCCGCCACGCCCGTCGTGCTGCCGTCGCCCCGGCCCGGTGACGTGGCGTTCTTCCAGCTCTCCGGCGGCAGCACCGGCGCCCCCAAGCTGATTCCCCGCACGCACGACGACTACATCTACAGCCTGCGCGTCAGCGCGGAGGTCTGCCAGCTCGACGCGTCGAGCGTGTACCTCTGCGCGCTCCCCGCCGCGCACAACTTCCCGATGAGCTCGCCGGGTGTGCTGGGCACCTTCTACGCGGGCGGCACCGCCGTGCTGGCGCTCCACCCCAGCCCCGACGTGGCCTTCCCGCTCATCGAGCGCGAGCGCGTCACCCTCACCGCGCTGGTTCCCCCGCTGGCGATGATCTGGATGGACTCCGCCAAGGCACGCCGGCACGACCTGTCCAGCCTGCGCGTGCTCCAGGTGGGCGGTGCCCGGCTCAGCAACGAGGCCGCCCGCAAGGTGCGCCCCACGCTGGGCTGCATGCTGCAGCAGGTCTTCGGCATGGCCGAGGGCCTGGTCAACTACACCCGGCTAGACGACCCCGAGGAGCTCATCATCTCCACCCAGGGGCGACCCATGTCTCCCGCCGACGAGCTGCGCGTGGTGGACGACGAGGACCACGACGTGGCCCCCGGCGAGACGGGGCATCTGCTGACGCGCGGCCCCTACACCATCCGCGGCTACTACAAGGCCGAGGCCCACAACGCGCGGGCCTTCACGTCAGATGGCTTCTACCGCACTGGCGACCTCGTCCGCATGACGCCCGAGGGCTACCTGGTGGTGGAGGGCCGCGCGAAGGACCAGATCAACCGCGGCGGAGACAAGGTCGCGGCCGAGGAGGTGGAGAACCACCTGCTGGCCCACCCCTCCGTCCATGACGCCGCCGTGGTGGCCCTGCCCGACCCGTTCCTGGGCGAGCGCACCTGCGCGTTCGTCATCCCCCGGGGCACGCCGCCGGCGACCACCGCGCTCACCGCCTTCCTGCGCGAGCGCGGCCTGGCCGCCTTCAAGATTCCCGACCGGGTCGAGTTCGTCGAAGCCTTCCCCCAGACCGGCGTCGGCAAGGTCAGCAAGAAGGCGCTGCGCGAGGCCCTCACCCGCGCGCCCTCCGCCAACGCCTCTCCCCCCTCCTCGCGCTGA
- the dhbC gene encoding isochorismate synthase DhbC, with product MPERPMAPQKLAARLLESYEAGSSFFFATPRRTLLARGTFATVPHTAGPGALERLPQRVAAVLADAREADHDIPVAVGAVPFDGAVPAQLVVPMTIQRAGPLVFDTDIQVHRPLGARFTVRPVPEPAAYLDGVAQALTLMRSGPLRKVVLSRSLHLSAAAPIDLQQLLCNLAWRNPSGYTFAVDLPARDGAPGEGARTLIGASPELLVSRSGLQVLANPLAGSAARSPDPLEDQARAAALLTSPKDLHEHAVVIDAVAEALRPFCKTLDVPAKPSLVSTATMWHLSSRITGELADPSISSLALAAALHPTPAVCGYPTRLAHEAIGSIEPFDRGYYTGAVGWCDASGDGQWAVTIRCAEADAHTLRLFAGAGIVVGSTPESELAETEAKFRTMLQAMGLGQGAEVQS from the coding sequence ATGCCCGAGCGCCCCATGGCCCCACAGAAGCTCGCCGCGCGGTTGCTGGAGAGCTACGAGGCGGGTTCTTCGTTCTTCTTCGCGACGCCCCGGCGGACGCTGCTGGCACGCGGCACCTTCGCCACCGTGCCGCACACCGCCGGGCCGGGCGCGCTGGAGCGGCTGCCCCAGCGCGTGGCGGCGGTGCTCGCGGACGCACGCGAGGCCGACCACGACATCCCGGTGGCCGTGGGCGCGGTGCCCTTCGACGGCGCCGTCCCCGCCCAGCTGGTGGTGCCGATGACCATCCAGCGCGCGGGGCCGCTGGTGTTCGACACGGACATCCAGGTGCACCGGCCGCTGGGGGCGCGCTTCACCGTGCGGCCCGTGCCGGAGCCCGCCGCCTACCTGGACGGCGTGGCCCAGGCGCTGACGCTGATGCGCAGCGGGCCGCTGCGCAAGGTGGTGCTGTCCCGCTCGCTGCACCTGAGCGCCGCGGCGCCCATCGACCTCCAGCAGCTGCTGTGCAACCTGGCCTGGCGCAACCCCTCCGGCTACACGTTCGCGGTGGACCTGCCGGCGCGGGACGGCGCGCCCGGCGAGGGCGCCCGCACGCTGATTGGCGCGAGCCCCGAGCTGCTCGTCTCGCGCTCCGGCCTCCAGGTGCTGGCCAATCCGCTGGCGGGCTCGGCCGCGCGCAGCCCGGACCCGCTGGAGGACCAGGCGCGGGCCGCGGCGCTGCTCACGTCGCCCAAGGACCTGCACGAGCACGCGGTGGTGATTGACGCCGTGGCGGAGGCGCTGCGGCCGTTCTGCAAGACGCTGGACGTCCCCGCGAAGCCGTCGCTCGTCAGCACCGCCACCATGTGGCACCTGTCCAGCCGCATCACCGGCGAGCTGGCGGACCCGTCCATCTCCTCGCTCGCGCTGGCCGCCGCGCTGCACCCCACCCCGGCCGTGTGTGGCTACCCGACGCGGCTGGCCCACGAGGCCATCGGCTCCATCGAGCCCTTCGACCGCGGCTACTACACCGGCGCGGTCGGCTGGTGCGACGCGAGCGGCGACGGCCAGTGGGCGGTGACCATCCGCTGCGCCGAGGCCGACGCGCACACGCTGCGGCTGTTCGCGGGCGCGGGCATCGTGGTGGGCTCCACGCCCGAGTCCGAGCTGGCGGAGACCGAGGCGAAGTTCCGCACCATGCTCCAGGCCATGGGCCTGGGCCAGGGCGCCGAGGTGCAGTCGTGA
- a CDS encoding 2,3-dihydro-2,3-dihydroxybenzoate dehydrogenase, with protein sequence MGTTTRVALVTGAAQGIGAAVARALAGGATIAALDRNEVGLGSLVSELRERGCQAAAFPVDVSDSAAVDAAVESIERELGPIEVLANVAGVLRMAPAVSLSDADWAATFAVNTHGVFHVSRAVARRMVPRKKGVIVTVGSNAASMPRMQMAAYAASKAASTMFTKCLGLELAQHGIRCNVVSPGSTDTAMQRALWSDERGEQAVIAGAPEAFRVGIPLRRIASPADIADAVAFLVSDKARHITLHDLCVDGGATLGA encoded by the coding sequence ATGGGAACGACGACCAGAGTGGCGCTGGTGACAGGCGCCGCGCAGGGCATCGGTGCCGCGGTCGCACGGGCGCTGGCGGGCGGCGCCACCATCGCCGCGCTCGACAGGAACGAAGTGGGGCTGGGGTCGCTCGTCTCGGAGCTGCGCGAGCGCGGCTGCCAGGCCGCGGCCTTCCCCGTGGACGTGAGTGACAGCGCCGCGGTGGACGCGGCCGTGGAGAGCATCGAGCGCGAGCTGGGGCCCATCGAAGTCCTCGCCAACGTGGCGGGAGTGCTGCGCATGGCGCCCGCCGTGTCCCTGAGCGACGCGGACTGGGCGGCCACCTTCGCCGTCAACACCCACGGCGTGTTCCATGTCTCGCGCGCCGTCGCGCGGCGCATGGTGCCCCGGAAGAAGGGCGTCATCGTCACTGTCGGCTCCAACGCCGCCAGCATGCCCCGGATGCAGATGGCCGCCTACGCGGCGTCCAAGGCCGCCTCCACCATGTTCACCAAGTGCCTGGGCCTGGAGCTGGCGCAGCACGGCATCCGCTGCAACGTCGTGTCGCCCGGCTCCACGGACACCGCCATGCAGCGCGCGCTCTGGAGCGACGAGCGCGGCGAGCAGGCAGTGATTGCCGGCGCGCCCGAGGCCTTCCGCGTGGGCATCCCGCTGCGCCGGATTGCCTCCCCCGCCGACATCGCGGACGCCGTCGCGTTCCTCGTCTCCGACAAGGCCCGCCACATCACCCTCCACGACCTCTGCGTCGACGGCGGGGCGACGCTGGGCGCGTAG
- a CDS encoding adenylate/guanylate cyclase domain-containing protein, which yields MRVLQVVMNPGLSDEQVFPLREGVTFIGRDMENQIAVLHRSLSRQHARLDTADGGKVVLTDLQSKNGTFVGGVRITRGELQAGDTFTCGAVNFRLLGDNTEDIVSPSLTHDARMLSQVSMQELLAAPDQRTSALKLGPSSVAERDRDKLQILLKVSQFLSSPGTIDSLMERSLELVFQVLEVDRAVILLVEPGSGVLRPRVARTADGSKELAHIYSRHIASYVQRHGVAALFSDARLDPRLETAESVVQQSIYAAMCAPLKAREELLGVLYLDNLRRPERFSQEDLEFLSSFANQVGIALENSMLYRRIEQEAIRRNNYQRFFPPSALARLEESTSGMDLGAREAEVTTLFSDICGFTQLSSRMRPTEVVDVLNAYFPIMADIVFEQEGTLEKYIGDALMATWGAPFSHPDDADRALRAAVRMQQALLKLNEALRTRQQMELRIHIGLNSGTVAAGNIGSKRFLQYATIGDTTNVASRVCTVAGPGEVLITQSTRERLTDPRWSLEPLPPTPVKGKDAPLTLYRVGWNAATT from the coding sequence GTGCGAGTCCTCCAGGTCGTCATGAATCCGGGGCTGTCCGACGAGCAGGTCTTCCCGCTCCGGGAAGGCGTCACCTTCATCGGGCGCGACATGGAGAACCAGATTGCCGTCCTCCACCGGAGCCTGTCCCGCCAGCACGCCCGGCTCGACACCGCCGACGGCGGCAAGGTCGTCCTGACCGACCTGCAGAGCAAGAATGGCACCTTCGTCGGAGGCGTCCGCATCACCCGCGGGGAGCTCCAGGCCGGGGACACCTTCACCTGCGGCGCGGTCAACTTCCGCCTGCTCGGTGACAACACGGAGGACATCGTCAGCCCCAGCCTCACCCACGACGCGCGGATGCTGTCGCAGGTCTCCATGCAGGAGCTGCTGGCCGCCCCGGACCAGCGGACCTCCGCGCTCAAGCTGGGCCCCTCCTCGGTGGCGGAGCGGGACAGGGACAAGCTGCAGATCCTCCTCAAGGTCAGCCAGTTCCTGTCCTCGCCCGGCACCATCGACAGCCTGATGGAGCGCTCGCTGGAGCTGGTCTTCCAGGTGCTCGAGGTGGACCGCGCCGTCATCCTCCTGGTGGAGCCCGGCTCCGGCGTCCTGCGCCCCCGCGTGGCCCGCACCGCGGATGGCTCCAAGGAGCTGGCCCACATCTACAGCCGGCACATCGCCTCCTACGTGCAGCGGCATGGCGTGGCGGCGCTCTTCTCCGACGCCCGGTTGGATCCGCGCCTGGAGACGGCCGAGTCCGTCGTGCAGCAGTCCATCTACGCGGCCATGTGCGCCCCGCTGAAGGCCCGCGAGGAGCTGCTCGGCGTCCTCTACCTCGACAACCTCCGGCGCCCGGAGCGCTTCTCGCAGGAGGACCTGGAGTTCCTGTCGTCCTTCGCCAACCAGGTGGGCATCGCGCTGGAGAACTCGATGCTGTACCGGCGAATCGAGCAGGAGGCCATCCGCCGCAACAACTACCAGCGCTTCTTCCCGCCCAGCGCCCTGGCGCGGCTGGAGGAGTCGACCTCGGGCATGGACCTGGGCGCCCGTGAAGCCGAGGTGACGACGCTCTTCTCGGACATCTGCGGCTTCACCCAGCTGTCCTCGCGCATGCGGCCCACCGAGGTGGTGGACGTGCTCAACGCGTACTTCCCCATCATGGCGGACATCGTGTTCGAGCAGGAGGGAACCCTGGAGAAGTACATCGGCGATGCGCTGATGGCGACGTGGGGCGCGCCCTTCTCCCACCCGGACGACGCCGACCGCGCGCTGCGCGCGGCCGTGCGGATGCAGCAGGCCCTCCTGAAGCTCAACGAGGCGCTGCGCACGCGCCAGCAGATGGAGCTGCGAATCCACATCGGCCTGAACAGCGGCACCGTGGCGGCGGGCAACATCGGCTCCAAGCGCTTCCTCCAGTACGCCACCATCGGCGACACCACCAACGTCGCCAGCCGCGTGTGCACCGTGGCCGGCCCGGGCGAGGTCCTCATCACCCAGAGCACCCGCGAGCGGCTGACGGACCCGCGCTGGTCTCTGGAGCCGCTGCCGCCCACCCCCGTCAAGGGGAAGGACGCGCCGCTCACCCTCTACCGAGTGGGCTGGAACGCCGCGACGACCTGA